In one window of Paucidesulfovibrio gracilis DSM 16080 DNA:
- a CDS encoding PAS domain S-box protein, with protein sequence MLNAPQYSNPSVLQAMHSSPVPFAINDSRGFFRYVNKSLASLLGLTPLKMMGRPDEDFLAMPDVCSLQDAVRFCIDQGQVRHCKVVLPTTKGRRGYTLTLFPLAPGICDDMEPCGGSAGSQEGDPPCQGDAVALLAYPIEEALQNKETVNTVGRGAAPSPAARLATLAKKRTRVRTTHLAESLRRSRQAERAMLDATSDLVLLYDVDGVILQVNQAYSERIGIPRWNLVGRKLVEVLPPERIRTRYADTRKVLETGVPKRGIAVYERQWEEYVLYPLMDKEGIPDRFVLFIRDVTDTKRRELELRKLRAAIEHAGVVMVVVDEKGSVEYVNSQYTKLTGLQREDVQGRKYTMLRPWRLGPTKRMALRRAVQSGQDWHDEVQYRRRSGPDVWLDCSVTPVVRTPNGDRLFVLVGKDITERKKLEEIREGAERVVRHNLKSPLNTILNAMYLLENCGELNPEQQEFLTLGNEACRRVLRQLRMSMTLFRMEAGTYDFAGEPVDVVEMLDSALQAAMVRAERIGVELALVVNGNAQERSPLWLRAEPECLACLVDNLLYNALEASRPGQRVEVAVDKVESSQGEELSLRFSNPTVVPEAIRSSFFEKYATYGKRNGTGLGTYSARLITVCMHGRIYMNSCPATGTCVEVRFPLLARSH encoded by the coding sequence ATGCTTAACGCTCCGCAATACAGTAATCCATCTGTTTTGCAGGCAATGCACTCATCCCCAGTGCCATTTGCCATCAATGACTCCCGGGGATTCTTCCGATACGTGAACAAATCGCTGGCCTCGCTGCTGGGGCTGACCCCGTTGAAGATGATGGGACGACCGGACGAGGATTTTCTGGCCATGCCGGATGTGTGTTCGTTGCAGGACGCGGTGCGTTTCTGCATTGATCAGGGGCAGGTGCGGCACTGCAAGGTCGTGCTCCCCACCACAAAGGGACGGCGCGGGTATACATTGACCCTGTTTCCTCTGGCTCCCGGCATTTGCGACGACATGGAGCCGTGCGGCGGCTCGGCCGGATCGCAGGAAGGGGATCCTCCTTGCCAGGGGGATGCCGTGGCTTTGTTGGCATATCCCATTGAAGAAGCGCTGCAGAACAAGGAAACCGTGAACACGGTGGGTCGCGGGGCCGCGCCATCCCCCGCAGCTCGTCTGGCGACGCTGGCAAAAAAGCGCACCCGGGTGCGGACCACGCATCTGGCCGAGAGTCTGCGTCGCAGTCGCCAGGCCGAACGCGCCATGCTCGACGCCACGTCCGATCTGGTACTGTTGTATGATGTGGACGGCGTTATTTTACAGGTGAATCAGGCCTATTCCGAGCGTATCGGCATTCCGCGCTGGAATCTGGTGGGGCGCAAACTTGTGGAGGTGCTGCCTCCCGAACGCATCCGCACGCGATACGCTGATACCAGAAAAGTTTTGGAAACCGGGGTGCCGAAGCGCGGCATTGCCGTGTATGAAAGGCAATGGGAGGAATACGTTCTGTATCCGTTGATGGATAAGGAAGGTATTCCGGACCGCTTCGTGTTGTTCATCCGCGATGTGACCGATACGAAACGACGGGAACTGGAGTTGCGGAAGCTGCGCGCCGCCATTGAGCATGCGGGCGTGGTCATGGTGGTTGTGGATGAAAAGGGGAGCGTGGAATACGTTAATTCCCAGTACACGAAGCTCACTGGATTGCAGCGGGAAGACGTGCAGGGGCGAAAATATACGATGCTGCGTCCGTGGCGGCTGGGACCGACCAAGCGTATGGCTCTGCGGCGTGCGGTACAGTCGGGCCAGGATTGGCATGATGAAGTGCAGTATCGTCGGCGGTCCGGTCCGGATGTCTGGCTGGATTGCTCTGTGACGCCGGTGGTGCGCACGCCCAATGGCGACCGATTGTTCGTGCTGGTCGGCAAGGACATCACCGAGCGAAAAAAGCTGGAGGAAATTCGCGAGGGCGCGGAACGCGTGGTGCGGCACAACCTCAAAAGTCCGCTGAACACCATCCTCAATGCCATGTATCTTCTGGAAAACTGCGGGGAGTTGAATCCGGAGCAGCAGGAGTTTTTGACCCTGGGCAACGAGGCGTGTCGTCGGGTTTTGCGCCAGTTGCGTATGTCCATGACCTTGTTTCGCATGGAAGCGGGAACCTACGACTTTGCGGGCGAACCCGTGGACGTGGTGGAAATGCTGGATTCAGCACTCCAGGCCGCGATGGTCCGGGCCGAGCGTATTGGTGTGGAATTGGCTCTGGTGGTCAATGGGAATGCGCAAGAGCGTTCGCCGTTGTGGCTTCGTGCCGAGCCAGAATGTCTGGCCTGCCTTGTGGACAACTTGCTCTATAATGCCCTGGAAGCCTCGCGGCCCGGCCAGCGTGTGGAAGTGGCCGTGGACAAGGTGGAAAGCAGCCAGGGGGAGGAACTTTCCCTGCGTTTTTCCAACCCCACGGTGGTGCCGGAGGCGATCCGCTCCTCGTTTTTCGAGAAATATGCCACCTACGGCAAGCGCAACGGCACGGGCCTGGGTACCTATTCCGCACGGCTGATTACCGTCTGCATGCATGGTCGCATCTACATGAACAGTTGCCCGGCCACGGGAACCTGTGTGGAGGTGCGGTTCCCGCTTCTGGCACGGTCTCACTAG
- a CDS encoding NifU family protein, producing the protein MKEKVESALEKIRPVLQNDGGNVELVEVTDDGIVKVRLQGACHGCPMSQMTLKHGIERVILKEIPEIKGVESV; encoded by the coding sequence ATCAAGGAAAAAGTGGAATCCGCCCTGGAAAAAATCCGCCCCGTGCTGCAAAACGACGGCGGCAATGTGGAACTGGTGGAGGTCACGGACGACGGCATCGTCAAGGTGCGGCTCCAGGGAGCCTGCCATGGTTGCCCCATGTCCCAGATGACCCTTAAGCACGGCATTGAACGGGTCATCCTCAAGGAAATCCCTGAGATCAAAGGCGTGGAATCAGTCTAA
- a CDS encoding DUF4405 domain-containing protein, translating to MFRKSVSLTVLLSFCLLLATSVVLYYEPHGRVAYWADWRLLGLGKAQWDALHISLGALFLFASLLHIWLNWKAVLLAMKNRARQLVVLTPPMVAALMVTLYFTLGALLGFPGVQQILDFSEDLKTSHVAEYGNPPYAHAELSTVREFADFLQLDSEQIVQSLREQGMNATPETTLLELARANNTSPRHIHEAMRSGLNADPFTLLPPRAPEGSGKMPLHAFCANYGLPLDRALQRLQAAGLEPDPNATLKALAERYGMDPVTLYTILRTGKRP from the coding sequence ATGTTCCGAAAAAGCGTTTCCCTGACCGTACTCCTCTCCTTTTGCCTCTTGCTGGCCACCAGCGTGGTGCTCTATTACGAACCGCACGGCCGGGTCGCCTACTGGGCGGACTGGCGCTTGCTGGGCCTGGGCAAGGCGCAGTGGGACGCTTTACATATTTCCCTGGGCGCACTGTTCCTCTTCGCCAGCCTGCTGCACATCTGGCTGAACTGGAAGGCCGTGCTCCTGGCCATGAAAAACCGTGCCCGGCAGTTGGTGGTTCTGACGCCGCCCATGGTCGCGGCCTTGATGGTCACGCTTTATTTCACGCTCGGCGCGCTGCTGGGCTTCCCCGGCGTGCAGCAGATCCTCGATTTCAGCGAAGACCTCAAAACGAGTCATGTGGCGGAATACGGCAATCCGCCCTATGCCCACGCCGAACTTTCCACGGTTCGAGAATTTGCAGATTTTTTACAACTGGACAGCGAACAGATCGTGCAGTCCCTGCGTGAGCAAGGCATGAACGCCACCCCGGAGACCACATTGCTGGAGCTGGCCCGCGCCAACAATACCAGTCCCCGGCACATTCACGAGGCCATGCGCTCGGGGTTGAACGCGGATCCCTTTACCCTGCTTCCGCCCCGAGCGCCCGAAGGTTCCGGTAAAATGCCCCTGCACGCCTTTTGCGCCAATTACGGACTTCCCCTTGACCGTGCGCTGCAACGGCTTCAGGCTGCGGGTCTGGAACCCGATCCGAACGCCACACTCAAGGCGCTGGCGGAAAGATACGGCATGGACCCCGTCACACTCTACACCATCCTGCGCACCGGCAAGCGTCCCTGA
- a CDS encoding tRNA dihydrouridine synthase, with product MNENEWERLRRLLHRPLSLRGRVAGNRLWLAPMAGLGHVALRSVIDDLGGCGLLFSEMCTARGLDTENRRSSPTFRWRDAEAQRLVVQISGGDPGEMAAAAGRIAREGLCGVDVNMGCSATALTKRGAGAALLREPERAFAVVRAVRQAVDRVNPDLPVLVKFRTGWQPDPEPACEMARVLVEAGADALVFHPRVAPDRRTRPAVWEHIGLVAGAVDVPVLGNGDVQTPGDCLRMLEETGCAGVSVGRMAVARPWLFASWTLGREFGPSVYRETALAVLNALERYFDPQRAVKRYRKFAVYLAANFRYGHALVSQLTRGASLNDFRNSVHTLLCDDLPLSHRPSTHLFTR from the coding sequence ATGAATGAAAACGAATGGGAACGGCTGCGGCGTCTGTTGCATCGGCCTTTGTCCCTGCGTGGTCGCGTGGCGGGAAACAGGCTCTGGCTCGCACCCATGGCCGGATTGGGGCATGTGGCGCTGCGTTCCGTGATTGATGATTTGGGCGGCTGCGGCTTGCTGTTTAGCGAAATGTGTACGGCCCGGGGGCTGGATACGGAGAACCGCCGATCCTCGCCCACCTTCCGCTGGCGTGACGCCGAAGCCCAGCGTCTGGTGGTGCAGATTTCCGGCGGCGATCCCGGGGAAATGGCTGCTGCTGCCGGGCGCATCGCTCGGGAAGGGTTGTGCGGCGTTGACGTGAACATGGGATGCTCGGCCACAGCCCTGACCAAACGCGGGGCCGGAGCCGCACTTTTGCGCGAGCCGGAACGGGCTTTTGCCGTGGTGCGGGCCGTGCGCCAAGCCGTGGACCGCGTGAATCCGGATCTGCCCGTGCTGGTGAAATTCCGAACAGGCTGGCAGCCCGACCCGGAACCGGCCTGTGAAATGGCCCGCGTACTGGTGGAGGCTGGTGCCGACGCCCTGGTGTTTCATCCCCGGGTGGCGCCGGACCGCCGCACGCGTCCTGCCGTGTGGGAGCACATCGGGCTGGTGGCCGGAGCCGTTGACGTTCCCGTCCTGGGCAACGGCGACGTGCAGACCCCGGGGGACTGCCTGCGCATGTTGGAGGAAACAGGCTGCGCAGGGGTGAGCGTGGGCCGTATGGCCGTGGCCCGGCCCTGGCTGTTCGCGTCCTGGACCCTTGGAAGGGAATTCGGACCGTCCGTCTATCGCGAAACAGCCCTGGCGGTTTTGAATGCATTGGAACGGTATTTTGATCCGCAACGGGCCGTAAAACGCTATCGGAAATTTGCCGTATATCTGGCGGCTAATTTTCGTTACGGCCATGCCTTGGTCTCCCAACTGACCCGGGGTGCGAGTCTGAATGACTTTCGGAACAGTGTTCACACGTTGTTATGTGATGATCTTCCCCTTTCCCACCGCCCGAGCACGCATCTCTTCACCCGATGA
- the gltX gene encoding glutamate--tRNA ligase, translated as MSEVVTRFAPSPTGFLHIGGARTALFSYLLAKSQGGRFLLRIEDTDRERSTPEATQAILDAMQWLDLPSDGEIVYQHARQDRHNEIIDQLLASGNAYYCDCSKEQVDAMRERARAEGKKPKYDGTCRERGLEAGEGRVVRLKTPLQGSVAYNDQVKGPIAVSCEEMDDMILRRSDGTPTYNLAVVVDDHDMGVTHVLRGDDHVNNTPRQILIYRAMDWDVPEFGHVPMILGPDKKKLSKRHGALSVMEYEAMGYLPEAVVNYLARLGWSHGDQEVFHREELHALFSLDNLGSSPSVFDTKKLEWLNAQYIMEADPDRLTDLVMDVIRAEVGDDQAQALDRAMLRKAVPLLQPRAKTLVDMAEAARFFLVDAAYVQYEEKAVKKFLTAESLSLLAEYTDALREHENFSEEALEEMTKTFVESRGLKFKAIAQPIRVSITGRTASPGLFETMVVLGRDQTLARLNRVQDFGL; from the coding sequence ATGTCTGAAGTCGTTACCCGGTTCGCGCCCAGTCCTACGGGCTTTTTGCACATCGGCGGCGCCCGCACCGCCCTGTTTTCCTATCTGCTGGCCAAAAGCCAGGGCGGACGCTTCCTGCTGCGCATTGAGGACACGGACCGTGAACGCTCCACTCCGGAAGCCACCCAAGCCATTCTGGACGCCATGCAATGGCTGGATCTGCCCTCGGATGGGGAAATCGTATACCAGCACGCCCGCCAGGATCGGCACAACGAAATCATTGACCAGCTTCTGGCCTCGGGCAACGCCTACTATTGCGACTGTAGCAAGGAGCAGGTGGACGCCATGCGCGAACGTGCTCGCGCCGAGGGAAAGAAGCCCAAATACGACGGAACCTGCCGCGAACGCGGTCTGGAAGCGGGCGAGGGACGCGTGGTCCGCCTAAAAACGCCCCTGCAAGGCTCTGTGGCCTACAACGACCAGGTCAAGGGACCGATTGCCGTTTCCTGCGAGGAAATGGACGACATGATTCTGCGCCGCTCCGACGGAACCCCCACCTACAACCTGGCCGTGGTGGTGGACGACCACGACATGGGCGTGACCCACGTGCTGCGCGGGGACGACCACGTCAACAACACGCCGCGCCAGATTCTCATCTACCGCGCCATGGACTGGGATGTGCCGGAATTCGGCCATGTGCCCATGATCCTGGGACCGGACAAGAAAAAGCTTTCCAAGCGGCACGGCGCCTTGTCGGTCATGGAATATGAAGCCATGGGCTATCTGCCCGAGGCCGTGGTCAACTATCTGGCCCGCCTTGGCTGGAGTCACGGCGACCAGGAAGTGTTCCACCGGGAAGAACTGCACGCCCTGTTCAGCCTGGACAACCTGGGCAGCTCTCCCTCGGTATTTGACACCAAAAAGCTGGAATGGCTCAACGCCCAGTACATCATGGAGGCCGACCCGGACCGGCTCACGGATCTGGTCATGGACGTGATTCGCGCCGAAGTGGGTGACGACCAGGCCCAAGCCCTGGACCGCGCCATGCTCCGCAAGGCCGTCCCCCTGCTCCAGCCTCGGGCCAAAACCCTGGTGGACATGGCCGAGGCCGCCCGCTTCTTCCTGGTGGATGCCGCCTATGTGCAATATGAAGAAAAGGCCGTAAAAAAATTCCTCACCGCCGAAAGCCTCTCGCTGCTTGCCGAGTACACGGACGCATTGCGCGAGCATGAAAATTTCAGCGAAGAGGCATTGGAAGAAATGACCAAAACCTTTGTGGAGTCACGCGGGCTTAAGTTCAAGGCCATTGCCCAGCCCATCCGCGTTTCCATCACGGGCCGCACCGCCAGCCCCGGGCTTTTTGAAACCATGGTGGTCCTGGGACGCGACCAGACCCTTGCCCGACTCAACAGGGTGCAGGATTTCGGCCTCTAG
- a CDS encoding sigma-54-dependent transcriptional regulator, with protein MSNNRKIVLVVDDEPGHRKMVRAVLEDAGWRVLEAESGDAALDVLSRETPHTALVDMRMPGMDGLTLLREIHARIPGLPVVLLTAYGSVGSAVEAMKKGAYDYLTKPADNEELKAVLEKCWEYSRLISENARLRKQAEQDGGDRSLVGATPGMHHVRELIEQAGPSEASVLVLGESGTGKELVAEGLHSASMRNGRPLIKVNCAALPADLLESELFGYVKGAFTGAVRDKPGRFQLANHGTLFLDEIGEMPAALQAKLLRALQEKTIEPLGGVEVVNVDVRIIAATNRDLQEEIREGRFREDLYYRLAVLEIRIPPLRERVADLPLLVSHLLRKLGKKNNKPVRTVSPAFLDALSGYNWPGNVRELENVLERALILSRSDELGTDLLPPQVCGNNAEAETGTEQTTPPVDASTALEDAERQAIIRALEQHGGHRERTADALGISRRTLQYKLKKYGLTRR; from the coding sequence ATGAGCAACAATAGAAAAATCGTACTGGTCGTGGACGACGAACCGGGCCACCGCAAAATGGTCCGCGCCGTATTGGAAGACGCCGGCTGGCGCGTACTGGAGGCCGAATCCGGCGACGCCGCCCTGGACGTGCTCTCCCGGGAAACGCCGCACACTGCCCTGGTGGACATGCGCATGCCCGGCATGGACGGACTGACCCTGCTGCGCGAAATTCATGCCCGCATCCCGGGACTGCCCGTGGTTCTGCTTACAGCCTACGGCAGTGTCGGTTCAGCCGTGGAAGCCATGAAAAAAGGCGCCTACGACTACCTTACCAAGCCGGCCGACAACGAAGAGCTTAAGGCTGTTTTGGAAAAATGCTGGGAGTACAGCAGGCTCATTTCCGAAAACGCCCGGCTGCGCAAACAGGCCGAACAAGACGGCGGGGACCGCTCCCTGGTGGGAGCCACGCCGGGCATGCACCATGTGCGCGAGTTGATCGAGCAGGCCGGGCCAAGCGAGGCTTCGGTTCTGGTGCTGGGAGAATCCGGCACCGGCAAGGAGTTGGTGGCCGAGGGGCTGCACAGCGCTTCCATGCGCAACGGCCGCCCTCTGATCAAGGTCAACTGCGCGGCCCTGCCCGCGGACCTGCTGGAATCGGAACTCTTCGGCTACGTCAAAGGCGCGTTCACGGGCGCCGTGCGCGATAAGCCCGGACGATTCCAGCTGGCCAACCACGGCACCTTGTTCCTTGATGAAATCGGGGAGATGCCAGCCGCGCTCCAGGCCAAGCTGCTCCGCGCCCTGCAGGAAAAAACCATCGAACCCCTGGGCGGGGTGGAGGTGGTCAACGTGGATGTCCGCATCATTGCGGCCACCAATCGCGATCTTCAGGAAGAAATCCGGGAAGGTCGCTTTCGCGAGGATTTATATTACCGCTTGGCGGTGTTGGAAATTCGGATTCCGCCCCTGCGCGAACGCGTGGCCGACCTGCCTTTGCTGGTCTCCCACCTGTTGCGTAAACTGGGAAAAAAGAACAATAAACCGGTTCGCACGGTGTCCCCGGCATTTTTGGATGCGCTCTCCGGCTACAACTGGCCCGGCAATGTGCGGGAATTGGAAAATGTACTGGAACGCGCCCTGATCCTCTCCCGCTCGGATGAACTCGGCACGGACCTGTTGCCGCCTCAGGTTTGCGGCAACAACGCGGAAGCAGAGACGGGAACCGAGCAAACCACGCCCCCTGTGGACGCTTCCACGGCCCTGGAGGACGCGGAACGCCAGGCCATTATCCGCGCCCTGGAACAGCACGGCGGACACAGGGAACGCACGGCCGACGCCCTGGGCATCTCTCGCCGCACCCTGCAGTACAAGCTGAAAAAATATGGGTTGACCCGGCGCTGA
- a CDS encoding sensor histidine kinase — protein MEIKTKQNERGPIIAAVLALIVLGLGSLFLTWQSIKHQRAVVEEHMVLSGRVIVRGVEANLVRIMRSLRNNPALSQLFPSLAQELFQEITASGEVLFVALYAPGGQLLLASSHGDEEMENLLPRGAFDALDQLGHWHGMTLFGQKQALVIGLQARPGVASVCGLTPPGQGANRGPGHQGGHGMRHGRNRDHLGGLGPADDAPGPEVPLYFVAGLNAEKNLAQFHLYRRAALLQTGYVFLAAVVLWSLAFAYLRRRDQASRVGRMERFQSKLLDNMPDGLVTLGPDGEIMAANGSARALLAPVTPTKNADAEPPPPPYGVLAGRNWAEFPFADLRGGTEWKQYEYQGRRLEMLCVPFQDPQPPDEDDEDVYEERLILIRDRTKLKSLEDDLAEARRLAAIGSLAAGVAHEVRNPLSSLRGFAQFFADKFKGNKPYDDYAGTMVQEADRLNRVVTDLLFLARPRRLDPVKMDLAEMAASLERLMRFDLEHKRVRPGLDLEARTVLADPDALKQVLLNLVTNALDAMPEENGEVRIISRSEPDGVWVSVEDNGPGIPEQDREQAMEPFFTSKRKGTGLGLAIVNNIMRAHRGRAVIEDSPEGGAAVRLFFPHGPTPTDQDHEQQ, from the coding sequence ATGGAAATCAAGACCAAACAAAACGAACGCGGTCCCATCATCGCGGCAGTGCTGGCCCTGATCGTGCTTGGGCTGGGCAGCCTTTTTCTCACCTGGCAATCCATCAAGCATCAACGCGCCGTGGTGGAGGAGCACATGGTGCTCTCCGGCCGCGTCATCGTGCGCGGGGTGGAAGCCAACCTCGTGCGCATCATGCGTTCCCTGCGCAACAACCCGGCCCTTTCCCAGCTGTTCCCCTCCCTGGCCCAGGAGTTGTTTCAGGAGATCACGGCCTCGGGCGAAGTGCTCTTTGTGGCGCTGTACGCTCCGGGCGGCCAATTGCTGCTGGCGTCGTCCCACGGCGACGAGGAGATGGAAAACCTGCTTCCCCGTGGCGCATTCGACGCGCTGGACCAACTGGGCCACTGGCACGGCATGACCCTGTTCGGCCAGAAGCAGGCCTTGGTCATCGGATTGCAGGCCCGCCCCGGTGTGGCCAGCGTCTGCGGGCTTACCCCCCCGGGGCAAGGCGCGAATCGCGGTCCCGGGCATCAGGGCGGCCATGGCATGCGCCACGGCAGAAACCGCGACCACCTCGGCGGACTCGGCCCGGCCGACGATGCCCCCGGACCGGAAGTGCCGCTGTATTTCGTTGCCGGACTCAACGCGGAAAAAAACCTGGCCCAATTTCATCTGTATCGCCGCGCCGCCCTGTTGCAGACCGGCTATGTTTTTCTGGCCGCCGTGGTGCTCTGGTCACTGGCATTCGCCTATTTGCGGCGGCGGGACCAAGCCTCCCGGGTGGGCCGCATGGAGCGTTTCCAATCCAAACTGCTCGACAACATGCCCGACGGTCTCGTCACCCTGGGACCGGATGGCGAGATCATGGCCGCCAACGGCTCGGCCCGCGCCCTGCTCGCCCCCGTGACCCCGACAAAAAACGCAGACGCGGAGCCACCGCCACCGCCCTATGGCGTGCTTGCGGGCCGCAATTGGGCGGAGTTCCCCTTTGCGGATTTACGCGGCGGCACGGAATGGAAACAATACGAATACCAGGGCCGACGCCTGGAAATGCTCTGCGTTCCGTTTCAGGATCCACAACCGCCGGATGAGGACGATGAGGACGTGTACGAAGAACGGCTCATCCTTATCCGCGACCGCACCAAGCTTAAGAGCCTGGAAGACGACCTGGCCGAGGCCCGGCGTCTGGCCGCCATCGGCTCCCTGGCCGCGGGCGTGGCCCATGAGGTGCGCAACCCCCTCAGCTCGCTGCGGGGCTTTGCCCAATTCTTCGCGGACAAGTTCAAGGGCAACAAGCCCTATGACGATTACGCCGGAACCATGGTTCAGGAGGCGGACCGCCTTAATCGCGTAGTCACGGACCTGCTGTTTCTGGCCCGGCCACGGCGGCTCGACCCCGTGAAGATGGACCTGGCGGAAATGGCGGCCAGTCTGGAACGGCTCATGCGCTTTGATCTTGAACACAAACGCGTTCGCCCCGGGCTGGACCTGGAGGCCCGCACTGTCCTGGCCGATCCGGACGCCCTCAAACAAGTGCTGCTGAACCTCGTGACCAACGCGTTGGACGCCATGCCCGAAGAAAACGGCGAAGTGCGGATCATTTCACGTTCCGAACCGGACGGGGTCTGGGTCAGCGTGGAGGACAACGGTCCCGGCATCCCGGAGCAGGACCGCGAACAGGCCATGGAACCTTTTTTCACCAGCAAACGCAAAGGCACGGGCCTGGGCCTGGCCATCGTGAACAATATCATGCGCGCCCATCGGGGCCGGGCCGTCATTGAGGACAGCCCCGAAGGGGGAGCCGCGGTACGGCTCTTCTTCCCGCATGGACCGACACCTACGGATCAAGACCATGAGCAACAATAG